A portion of the Streptomyces sp. NBC_01335 genome contains these proteins:
- a CDS encoding ATP-binding protein, translated as MSDLLRAPAEIKYAEELDWLESVDDGPKPFSWRLSPKMVRLFILGSERADGLDREIGQKWFGDRSFVERSIVTLASDRGLLLIGDPGTGKSWLAELLSAAISRNSTLVVQGTAGTTEDHIKYSWNVSMVIAKGQSRESMIPSPIMTAMETGTIGRFEELTRSTSDVQDALISILSEKYVSVPELESGGDGDNIVFAKPGFSVIATANSRDRGVNDLSSALKRRFNFVRIPVVTNKKSEAEIVRFRTEELLRRHRIELDVPPTLLDVLLQSFADLRASAAAAGSDDEKLESALSSAEQIGVLEDAILHSNFFGERELTARTLASSLVGSLVRREPEDLAILNKYLHGVVEPRGKEEGGAWPEFLEGGRDAIATLS; from the coding sequence ATGTCCGACCTGCTGCGCGCCCCCGCCGAGATCAAGTACGCCGAGGAGCTGGACTGGCTGGAATCGGTGGACGACGGCCCCAAGCCGTTCTCCTGGCGCCTGTCGCCGAAGATGGTCCGCCTCTTCATCCTCGGCTCCGAGCGCGCCGACGGCCTCGACCGGGAGATCGGCCAGAAGTGGTTCGGCGACCGCAGTTTCGTCGAGCGCTCCATCGTCACCCTCGCCTCCGACCGGGGCCTGCTGCTGATCGGCGACCCGGGCACCGGCAAGTCCTGGCTGGCCGAGCTGCTCTCCGCCGCCATCAGCCGCAACTCCACCCTGGTGGTGCAGGGCACGGCCGGCACCACCGAGGACCACATCAAGTACTCCTGGAACGTCTCCATGGTGATAGCCAAGGGCCAGTCCCGGGAGTCGATGATCCCCTCGCCGATCATGACCGCGATGGAGACCGGCACCATCGGCCGTTTCGAGGAGCTCACCCGCTCCACCAGCGACGTCCAGGACGCGCTGATCTCCATCCTCTCGGAGAAGTACGTCTCCGTTCCCGAACTGGAGAGCGGCGGCGACGGCGACAACATCGTCTTCGCCAAGCCCGGATTCTCGGTCATCGCCACCGCCAACAGCCGCGACCGGGGCGTCAACGACCTCTCGTCCGCGCTCAAGCGCCGCTTCAACTTCGTCCGCATCCCCGTGGTGACGAACAAGAAGAGCGAGGCGGAGATCGTCCGCTTCCGCACCGAGGAGCTGCTCCGCCGCCACCGGATCGAGCTGGACGTGCCGCCCACGCTGCTCGACGTGCTCCTCCAGAGCTTCGCCGACCTGCGCGCCTCCGCCGCCGCGGCGGGCAGCGACGACGAGAAGCTGGAGTCCGCGCTCTCCAGCGCCGAGCAGATCGGGGTGCTGGAGGACGCGATCCTGCACAGCAACTTCTTCGGGGAGCGGGAGCTCACCGCCCGTACCCTCGCCTCCTCGCTCGTCGGATCGCTGGTGCGGCGGGAGCCGGAGGACCTGGCCATCCTCAACAAGTACCTGCACGGAGTCGTCGAGCCGCGTGGCAAGGAGGAGGGCGGCGCCTGGCCCGAGTTCCTGGAGGGCGGCCGGGACGCGATCGCCACCCTGTCGTGA
- a CDS encoding VWA domain-containing protein: MGQREAAGALPGAPGTEDGGSPGADSQDNRRQVLYWRLLAQLFDPEEQPALESASLAVVEDISLPPALLDPKVAVDSVVQRHPGLAAEFDGLLAEEPEPGTGAVPEDGTATEDGTATEGGTATEDGLARGGDSSTEASGRDRAAEVRRAALVSKVLLNVFATGNGAVTAGQLSRWQSDAGWLERALGCEPGALRGGRPTGRAAGGPGVSPTGSGGGTTPDLSRLIPAIGPELGAIEADLVRRMRLREVLADPKLAARLTPSMSLIEQLLRDKNNLDGVALANAKALIRRFVDEVAEVLRTQVEKATVGPLDRSVPPKRVYRNLDIDRTIWKNLTNWSPEEERLYVDRLYYRHTTRKTTPQRLIVVVDQSGSMVDSMVNCTILASIFAGLPKVDVHLVAYDTKALDLTPWVHDPFETLLRTQLGGGTDGTVAMALAQPKIAEPRNTVVVWISDFYEWQCEPLFESMAALHRSGVKFIPVGSVTSSGRGSVNPWFRERFKDLGTPVLSGHIRKLVHELKNFLT, encoded by the coding sequence ATGGGGCAGCGCGAGGCCGCGGGAGCCCTTCCGGGCGCCCCGGGAACCGAGGACGGCGGCTCTCCCGGCGCGGACTCCCAGGACAACCGCCGCCAGGTCCTCTACTGGCGCCTCCTCGCCCAGCTCTTCGACCCCGAGGAGCAGCCGGCGCTGGAGTCGGCGAGCCTCGCCGTGGTCGAGGACATCAGCCTGCCGCCCGCGCTGCTGGACCCGAAGGTCGCGGTCGACTCGGTCGTGCAGCGCCACCCGGGCCTGGCCGCCGAGTTCGACGGGCTGCTGGCGGAGGAGCCCGAGCCCGGAACGGGCGCCGTACCCGAGGACGGCACGGCGACGGAGGACGGCACCGCGACGGAGGGTGGCACGGCGACGGAGGACGGCCTCGCGCGCGGAGGGGACAGCTCGACGGAGGCGTCGGGGCGGGACCGGGCGGCCGAGGTGCGGCGCGCCGCGCTGGTGTCGAAGGTGCTGCTCAACGTGTTCGCGACGGGCAACGGCGCGGTCACCGCCGGGCAGTTGTCGCGCTGGCAGTCCGACGCGGGCTGGCTGGAGCGGGCGCTCGGCTGCGAGCCCGGCGCACTGCGCGGCGGACGCCCCACCGGACGCGCCGCCGGGGGCCCCGGTGTGAGCCCCACCGGATCGGGCGGCGGTACGACCCCCGACCTCAGCCGGTTGATCCCGGCGATCGGCCCCGAACTCGGCGCCATCGAAGCCGACCTCGTCCGACGCATGCGGCTGCGCGAGGTGCTCGCCGACCCGAAACTCGCCGCGCGGCTCACCCCGAGCATGTCGTTGATCGAACAGCTGCTGCGCGACAAGAACAACCTGGACGGCGTCGCCCTCGCCAACGCCAAGGCGCTGATCAGGCGGTTCGTGGACGAGGTCGCCGAGGTCCTGCGTACCCAGGTGGAGAAGGCCACCGTCGGGCCGCTGGACCGCTCGGTCCCGCCGAAGCGGGTCTACCGCAACCTCGACATCGACCGCACGATCTGGAAGAACCTCACCAACTGGAGCCCCGAGGAGGAGCGGCTCTACGTCGACCGCCTCTACTACCGCCACACCACCCGCAAGACGACGCCGCAGCGGCTGATCGTGGTGGTCGACCAGTCGGGTTCCATGGTCGACTCGATGGTCAACTGCACCATCCTGGCCTCGATCTTCGCCGGGCTCCCCAAGGTCGACGTCCACCTCGTCGCGTACGACACCAAGGCCCTCGACCTCACCCCGTGGGTGCACGACCCCTTCGAGACCCTGCTCCGCACCCAGCTCGGCGGCGGCACGGACGGCACGGTCGCCATGGCGCTGGCCCAGCCGAAGATCGCGGAGCCCCGCAACACCGTCGTGGTGTGGATCTCCGACTTCTACGAATGGCAGTGCGAACCGCTCTTCGAGAGCATGGCCGCCCTCCACCGCTCGGGCGTCAAGTTCATCCCGGTGGGCTCGGTCACCAGCTCGGGGCGCGGCAGCGTCAACCCCTGGTTCCGCGAACGCTTCAAGGACCTCGGGACACCGGTCCTCTCCGGCCACATCCGCAAGCTCGTCCACGAGCTGAAGAACTTCCTCACCTGA
- a CDS encoding acyl carrier protein yields the protein MYEMLSRLLVEEFGLDEEQVRPDATARQLELDSLSLAELAVIITESTGVRLEDVEMSPDSTLGEMAEVFDQARPPTTGSTPSDSPSPSHSPSADQPAPTAAAPAPVPSLDQALLVTPAQS from the coding sequence ATGTACGAGATGCTGAGCAGACTGCTGGTCGAGGAGTTCGGGCTCGACGAGGAACAGGTGCGGCCCGACGCCACGGCCCGTCAACTGGAGCTGGACTCCCTCTCCCTGGCCGAGCTTGCGGTGATCATCACCGAGAGCACCGGGGTGCGCCTGGAGGACGTCGAGATGAGCCCCGACAGCACCCTGGGGGAGATGGCCGAGGTGTTCGACCAGGCCCGGCCCCCGACCACCGGCTCCACGCCCTCCGATTCCCCCTCCCCCTCCCACTCCCCCTCCGCCGACCAGCCCGCCCCCACGGCCGCGGCCCCGGCTCCCGTACCGTCGCTCGACCAGGCTCTGCTCGTCACGCCTGCGCAGTCGTGA
- a CDS encoding beta-ketoacyl-[acyl-carrier-protein] synthase family protein encodes MTGLGLVTPGGIGVEAGWRAALAGVSTAARDPLLAGLRVDISCRVPDFDPDALLGRRLARRMDRNTQLSVVAAREAVAMAGLSERDWDPARVGVVIGTGGSSVDGLIDICDKLAAGRPETVPPMALPRSLPSAGAAEVALDLGAAGPNFATSAGCASGLTAIGVARDLLRSGALDIVVAGGSESLRHPLTVTAFAQLGILSTRSCDPREAARPFGAGRDGFVVSEGAGILVLERAAHARARRAPVLAWTSGYGAAGDAHHIAAVHPEGRGAERAVRAALADARWLPEDVEHVNAHGAATPSNDAAEASWLARVLPHRPPVTATKAALGHAGAGSGGIEAVLSVLTLARRTIPPTANLTEPDPAFADGIDLVAKVPRPGAARTALCVSTALGGQNSALALTAP; translated from the coding sequence GTGACGGGCCTCGGCCTGGTCACGCCCGGCGGGATCGGCGTGGAGGCCGGCTGGCGCGCCGCCCTGGCCGGGGTGTCCACGGCCGCCCGCGACCCGCTGCTGGCCGGACTGCGGGTGGACATCTCCTGCCGCGTACCGGACTTCGACCCCGACGCGCTGCTCGGCCGCCGCCTGGCCCGCAGGATGGACCGGAACACGCAGCTCAGCGTGGTCGCCGCCCGCGAGGCAGTGGCCATGGCGGGGCTTTCGGAGCGGGACTGGGACCCGGCCCGCGTCGGTGTGGTGATCGGTACGGGCGGCTCCAGCGTCGACGGCCTCATCGACATCTGCGACAAGCTCGCCGCCGGCCGCCCCGAGACCGTCCCGCCGATGGCGCTCCCCCGCAGCCTGCCCAGCGCCGGCGCGGCCGAGGTCGCCCTCGATCTCGGTGCGGCCGGACCGAACTTCGCGACCTCCGCGGGCTGTGCCTCCGGGCTGACCGCCATCGGGGTCGCCCGCGACCTGCTGCGCTCCGGGGCCCTGGACATCGTGGTGGCCGGTGGTTCCGAGTCTCTCCGCCACCCCCTCACCGTGACCGCCTTCGCCCAGCTGGGCATCCTCTCCACCCGGTCCTGCGACCCGCGCGAGGCGGCCCGCCCCTTCGGCGCCGGCCGGGACGGCTTCGTGGTCTCCGAGGGCGCCGGAATCCTGGTGCTGGAGCGCGCCGCGCACGCCCGGGCCCGCCGCGCGCCGGTGCTGGCCTGGACGTCCGGTTACGGGGCGGCGGGCGACGCCCACCACATCGCCGCCGTCCACCCCGAGGGCCGGGGCGCCGAGCGGGCGGTACGCGCCGCGCTCGCCGACGCCCGCTGGCTGCCGGAGGACGTGGAGCACGTCAACGCCCACGGCGCGGCGACCCCCTCCAACGACGCGGCGGAGGCGTCCTGGCTGGCCCGGGTGCTGCCGCACCGCCCGCCGGTCACCGCCACCAAGGCCGCCCTCGGCCACGCCGGTGCGGGCTCGGGCGGCATCGAGGCCGTACTGAGCGTGCTCACCCTGGCCCGCCGGACCATCCCGCCGACCGCCAACCTCACCGAACCGGACCCGGCCTTCGCCGACGGGATCGACCTCGTCGCCAAGGTCCCCCGCCCCGGCGCGGCCCGTACCGCGCTGTGCGTCTCCACCGCCCTCGGCGGCCAGAACAGCGCCCTGGCCCTGACGGCCCCCTGA
- a CDS encoding cytochrome P450, protein MSAVLPTAPSPYPATPSSTEPEAAGSQSQVMRLLRLLRTEADPYPVFDRLRELGPVIPVPALNAAVVTGFRECRHVLRDPAFILPDTAWRDAHAGGWRHHRSAVSYAASLPNANPPRHTALRAHLAQGFHRTALAELRPVVTGLIHSGLNELGAALAAHGTADLTEHISRPLPSRVMCEVLTLPAEDAPMLAALTARWTAAAELFPSEADLDDADAADSALVAYFLRVVQERERCPGKDFLSTWVTAARADGVGIDDIVVHTAQLFVTGFMTVQSSLTSAAYAVLSSPELTAALRRRPEDMGAAVEEVLRNRPAAAVVGRVATRGCVLAGVPVAAQQRLIVVIPAANRDSRAAATAHLTFGVGVHYCLGAALARLQLGEFLPALLSRFPSLRLADAPAPGDTVPGASQDPAPMAGIALPHHVRLLTTTARASR, encoded by the coding sequence ATGAGCGCCGTCCTCCCCACCGCCCCGTCGCCCTACCCCGCCACCCCGTCCTCCACCGAGCCCGAAGCCGCCGGCTCCCAGAGCCAGGTGATGCGCCTGCTCCGCCTGCTGCGCACCGAGGCCGACCCGTACCCGGTGTTCGACCGGCTGCGGGAGCTCGGCCCGGTGATCCCCGTACCCGCGCTGAACGCGGCCGTCGTCACCGGCTTCCGGGAGTGCCGCCACGTGCTGCGCGACCCGGCGTTCATCCTCCCGGACACCGCCTGGCGCGACGCGCACGCCGGTGGCTGGCGCCACCACCGCAGCGCGGTCAGCTACGCGGCCTCCCTGCCCAACGCCAACCCGCCCCGTCACACCGCGCTCCGGGCCCACCTGGCCCAGGGTTTCCACCGCACCGCACTCGCCGAGCTGCGGCCCGTGGTGACCGGCCTGATCCACAGCGGCCTGAACGAACTGGGGGCGGCGCTCGCGGCCCACGGCACCGCCGACCTGACCGAGCACATCAGCCGGCCGCTGCCCTCCCGGGTCATGTGCGAGGTCCTCACGCTGCCCGCCGAGGACGCCCCGATGCTCGCGGCTCTGACCGCCCGCTGGACCGCCGCCGCCGAACTCTTCCCCTCGGAGGCCGATCTGGACGACGCGGACGCGGCGGACTCCGCGCTGGTCGCGTACTTCCTGCGGGTAGTCCAGGAGCGCGAGCGTTGCCCCGGCAAGGACTTCCTCTCCACCTGGGTGACCGCCGCACGGGCGGACGGGGTGGGGATCGACGACATCGTGGTGCACACCGCCCAGCTGTTCGTCACCGGCTTCATGACCGTCCAGTCCTCGCTGACCAGCGCGGCGTACGCCGTCCTGAGCAGCCCCGAGCTGACGGCCGCGCTGCGCCGGCGGCCCGAGGACATGGGTGCGGCCGTGGAGGAGGTGCTGCGCAACCGGCCGGCCGCCGCGGTCGTCGGCCGTGTCGCGACCCGTGGCTGCGTGCTGGCGGGGGTGCCCGTCGCCGCCCAGCAGCGGCTGATCGTGGTGATCCCGGCCGCCAACCGCGACTCCCGGGCAGCCGCCACCGCCCATCTGACCTTCGGGGTCGGTGTCCACTACTGCCTGGGCGCGGCCCTCGCCCGCCTTCAGCTGGGCGAGTTCCTTCCGGCTCTGCTCAGCCGGTTCCCGTCCCTTCGCCTCGCCGACGCCCCGGCGCCCGGCGACACCGTCCCCGGCGCGTCGCAGGATCCCGCGCCGATGGCCGGAATCGCCCTCCCCCACCACGTCCGCCTGCTCACCACCACCGCGAGAGCCTCCCGATGA
- a CDS encoding beta-ketoacyl-[acyl-carrier-protein] synthase family protein, with protein MPAEAAVTGIGMITPAGGTAAATWDGVCAGKSLARRDPVLAGLPVDLSCPVDLDPEAALGRRLARRLDRFCQLALVAARQAVADAKLSAATWDADRIGVVLGVSCNSMETYVREFTLLGEDRPHLVSPLALPRSVASMAAAEVALDLGVRGPNFTVTSACASGATALGVARGLIASGACDIVLAGGSESGRSRMAATCFTQMRALSRGEPDAASRPFDTDRDGFVLSEGAAVLVLERPDRALARGAHTRALLRGFGTTSDAHHPVAPHPEGRGAESALRAALADAGCAPSDIGHVNAHGTSTQAGDTAEARALLRLFDGTPPPVTAPKSVLGHSLGAAGAIEAALTVLTLERQLVPPTANLSRQDEGLELDVVTGAPRQVALSAAASNSFGFGGQNAALVFTTD; from the coding sequence ATGCCGGCTGAGGCCGCCGTCACCGGCATCGGCATGATCACCCCGGCCGGCGGGACCGCCGCCGCGACCTGGGACGGCGTGTGCGCGGGCAAGAGTCTCGCCCGGCGCGATCCCGTGCTGGCCGGCCTTCCCGTCGACCTTTCCTGCCCGGTCGATCTCGACCCGGAGGCCGCCCTCGGTCGCCGCCTGGCCCGTCGGCTGGACCGTTTCTGCCAGCTCGCTCTGGTGGCCGCCCGTCAGGCCGTGGCGGACGCCAAGCTCTCCGCGGCCACCTGGGACGCCGACCGGATCGGCGTCGTCCTCGGCGTCAGCTGCAACAGCATGGAGACCTACGTACGCGAGTTCACGCTGCTCGGCGAGGACCGGCCGCACCTGGTCTCGCCCCTGGCACTGCCCCGCAGCGTGGCCAGCATGGCCGCCGCCGAGGTCGCGCTCGACCTCGGCGTACGCGGCCCCAACTTCACCGTCACCAGCGCCTGCGCCTCCGGAGCCACCGCACTCGGTGTCGCCCGCGGCCTGATCGCCTCCGGCGCGTGCGACATCGTGCTGGCCGGGGGCAGCGAATCCGGGCGTTCCCGGATGGCCGCCACCTGCTTCACCCAGATGCGGGCCCTCTCCCGGGGCGAGCCCGATGCGGCGTCCCGCCCGTTCGACACGGACCGCGACGGGTTCGTCCTCTCCGAGGGGGCCGCCGTCCTCGTCCTGGAACGCCCCGACCGCGCGCTGGCCCGGGGGGCGCACACCCGGGCCCTGCTGCGCGGCTTCGGCACGACCAGCGACGCCCATCACCCTGTCGCCCCGCACCCGGAGGGCCGGGGTGCCGAAAGCGCCCTGCGGGCCGCGCTCGCCGACGCCGGCTGCGCCCCCTCGGACATCGGCCACGTCAACGCGCACGGCACGTCCACCCAGGCCGGGGACACCGCCGAGGCGAGGGCACTGCTCCGGCTCTTCGACGGCACGCCGCCGCCGGTCACCGCCCCCAAGAGCGTCCTCGGCCACTCGCTGGGCGCGGCCGGGGCCATCGAGGCGGCCCTGACGGTCCTCACCCTGGAGCGGCAGCTCGTCCCGCCGACCGCCAACCTCTCCCGCCAGGACGAGGGTCTCGAACTGGACGTGGTCACCGGGGCCCCGCGCCAGGTCGCGCTCTCCGCCGCCGCGTCCAACTCCTTCGGCTTCGGCGGCCAGAACGCGGCGCTGGTCTTCACCACCGACTGA
- the ppdK gene encoding pyruvate, phosphate dikinase yields the protein MSGNNGPRKFVYDFTEGNKDLKDLLGGKGANLAEMTNLGLPVPPGFTITTEACKVYLDSGVEPAELRDEVSAHLASLEARMGKTLGQADDPLLVSVRSGAKFSMPGMMDTVLNIGLSDASVVGLAAQAGDERFAWDSYRRLIQMFGKTVLGVGGDLFEEALEDAKRAKKVEVDTDLGAEDLRKLVKTFKRIVKTEAGRDFPQDAREQMDLAIHAVFQSWNTDRAKLYRRQERIPGDLGTAVNICSMVFGNLGPDSGTGVAFTRDPASGHQGVYGDYLQNAQGEDVVAGIRNTVALAELASIDRTSYDQLMQIMETLETHYRDLCDIEFTIERGQLWMLQTRVGKRTAGAAFRIATQLVDQGLIDEAEALQRVTGAQLAQLMFPRFDDTAKTRLLGRGIAASPGAAVGKAVFDSYTAIKWSRSGEKVILIRRETNPDDLDGMIAAEGILTSRGGKTSHAAVVARGMGKTCVCGAEEIEVDTKRRRLTVGDTVVEEGDLVSVDGSTGKVYLGEVPVVPSPVVEYFEGRMHAGADDADELVGAVHRVMAYADRMRRLRVRANADNAEDALRARRFGAQGIGLCRTEHMFLGERRVLVEKLVLADTDAEREAALAELLPLQKADFIELFESMDGLPVTVRLLDPPLHEFLPDITELSVRVALAESRKDANENDLRLLQAVHKLHEQNPMLGLRGVRLGLVIPGLFAMQVRAIAEAAAHRKNAKGDPRAEIMIPLVGTVQELEIVREEADQVIAEVQAATGTDLKLTIGTMIELPRAALTAGQIAEAAQFFSFGTNDLTQTVWGFSRDDVEASFFTAYLEKGIFGVSPFETIDQDGVGALVRSAVAAGRATRPDLKLGVCGEHGGDPESVHFFHEVGLDYVSCSPFRIPVARLEAGRAAAAPKGGNSTV from the coding sequence GTGTCGGGAAACAACGGTCCGAGGAAGTTCGTCTACGACTTCACCGAGGGCAACAAGGATCTGAAGGACCTGCTCGGTGGGAAAGGTGCGAACCTCGCCGAGATGACCAACCTCGGTCTGCCGGTCCCTCCCGGCTTCACCATCACCACCGAGGCGTGCAAGGTCTACCTCGACAGCGGCGTCGAACCCGCGGAACTCCGCGACGAGGTGAGCGCCCATCTCGCGTCCCTCGAAGCGCGGATGGGCAAGACCCTCGGCCAGGCCGACGACCCGCTCCTGGTCTCCGTACGCTCCGGCGCCAAGTTCTCGATGCCCGGCATGATGGACACCGTCCTCAACATCGGCCTCTCCGACGCCTCGGTCGTCGGACTCGCCGCGCAGGCGGGCGACGAGCGGTTCGCCTGGGACTCGTACCGCCGGCTCATCCAGATGTTCGGCAAGACCGTGCTCGGCGTCGGCGGCGACCTATTCGAAGAGGCGCTGGAGGACGCCAAGCGGGCCAAGAAGGTCGAGGTCGACACCGACCTCGGCGCCGAGGACCTCAGGAAGCTCGTCAAGACCTTCAAGCGGATCGTGAAGACCGAGGCCGGCCGCGACTTCCCGCAGGACGCCCGGGAGCAGATGGATCTGGCCATACACGCCGTCTTCCAGTCGTGGAACACCGACCGGGCCAAGCTCTACCGCCGCCAGGAGCGGATCCCCGGCGACCTCGGTACCGCCGTCAACATCTGCTCCATGGTCTTCGGCAACCTCGGACCCGACTCGGGCACCGGCGTCGCCTTCACCCGCGACCCGGCCAGCGGCCACCAGGGCGTCTACGGCGACTACTTGCAGAACGCGCAGGGCGAGGACGTCGTCGCGGGCATCCGCAACACCGTCGCGCTCGCCGAGCTCGCGTCCATCGACCGGACCTCGTACGACCAGCTGATGCAGATCATGGAGACGCTGGAGACCCACTACCGGGACCTCTGCGACATCGAGTTCACCATCGAGCGCGGCCAGTTGTGGATGCTCCAGACCCGCGTCGGCAAACGCACCGCCGGCGCCGCGTTCCGCATCGCCACCCAACTCGTCGACCAGGGACTCATCGACGAGGCCGAGGCGCTCCAGCGCGTCACCGGCGCCCAGCTCGCCCAGCTGATGTTCCCGCGCTTCGACGACACCGCGAAGACCAGGCTGCTCGGCCGGGGCATCGCCGCGTCCCCGGGCGCCGCCGTCGGCAAGGCCGTCTTCGACTCCTACACCGCGATCAAGTGGTCCCGCTCCGGAGAGAAGGTCATCCTCATCCGCCGCGAGACCAACCCCGACGACCTCGACGGCATGATCGCCGCCGAGGGCATCCTGACCTCGCGCGGCGGCAAGACCTCGCACGCCGCCGTCGTCGCCCGGGGCATGGGCAAGACCTGTGTATGCGGCGCCGAGGAGATCGAGGTCGACACCAAGCGGCGCCGGCTCACGGTGGGCGACACCGTCGTGGAGGAGGGCGACCTCGTCTCCGTCGACGGCTCCACCGGCAAGGTGTACCTCGGCGAGGTGCCCGTCGTACCGTCCCCGGTCGTCGAGTACTTCGAGGGCCGGATGCACGCGGGCGCCGACGACGCCGACGAACTCGTGGGCGCCGTCCACCGGGTCATGGCGTACGCCGACCGGATGCGCCGGCTGCGGGTACGGGCCAACGCCGACAACGCCGAAGACGCCCTGCGGGCCCGCCGGTTCGGCGCCCAGGGCATCGGCCTCTGCCGCACCGAGCACATGTTCCTCGGCGAGCGCCGCGTCCTCGTGGAGAAGCTGGTCCTCGCCGACACCGACGCCGAACGCGAGGCGGCCCTCGCCGAGCTGCTGCCGCTCCAGAAGGCCGACTTCATCGAGCTGTTCGAGTCGATGGACGGACTGCCCGTCACCGTACGGCTGCTGGACCCGCCGCTCCACGAGTTCCTGCCCGACATCACCGAACTCTCCGTCCGCGTCGCGCTCGCCGAGTCCCGCAAGGACGCCAACGAGAACGACCTCCGGCTCCTCCAGGCCGTGCACAAGCTCCACGAGCAGAACCCCATGCTGGGCCTGCGCGGGGTCCGCCTCGGGCTGGTCATCCCCGGCCTCTTCGCCATGCAGGTACGCGCCATCGCCGAGGCCGCCGCCCACCGGAAGAACGCCAAGGGCGACCCGCGCGCCGAGATCATGATCCCGCTCGTCGGCACGGTCCAGGAGCTGGAGATCGTCCGCGAGGAGGCGGACCAGGTCATCGCCGAGGTCCAGGCCGCCACCGGCACCGACCTCAAACTGACCATCGGCACCATGATCGAACTGCCCCGCGCCGCACTGACCGCAGGTCAGATCGCCGAGGCCGCGCAGTTCTTCTCCTTCGGCACCAACGACCTCACCCAGACGGTGTGGGGCTTCTCCCGCGACGACGTGGAGGCCTCCTTCTTCACCGCCTACCTGGAGAAGGGCATCTTCGGGGTCTCCCCCTTCGAGACCATCGACCAGGACGGCGTCGGCGCCCTGGTGCGCAGCGCCGTCGCGGCCGGCCGCGCCACCCGCCCCGACCTCAAGCTCGGCGTCTGCGGCGAGCACGGCGGCGACCCCGAGTCGGTGCACTTCTTCCACGAGGTCGGCCTCGACTACGTGTCCTGCTCGCCGTTCCGCATCCCGGTCGCCCGGCTGGAGGCGGGACGGGCCGCCGCCGCACCGAAGGGCGGGAACAGCACCGTCTGA
- the dusB gene encoding tRNA dihydrouridine synthase DusB: MTTLAPAPQQLRIGPHTVQPPVVLAPMAGITNAPFRTLCREFSGGRGLFVSEMITTRALVERNEKTMQLIHFDASETPRSIQLYGVDPVTVGKAVRMIVDEDLADHIDLNFGCPVPKVTRKGGGSALPYKRPLLRAILREAVGNAGELPVTIKMRKGIDDDHLTYLDAGRIAVEEGVAAVALHGRTTAQHYGGTADWEAIARLKEHVPEIPVLGNGDIWSAEDARRMMAETGCDGVVVGRGCLGRPWLFGDLVGAFDGTNTKHEPVLRQVAEVMVRHATLLGEWIGDEARGVIDFRKHVAWYLKGFAVGSEMRKKLAITSSLEELAGQLNELDLDQPWPDGADGPRGRTSGNNRVVLPDGWLKDPYDCSGVSADAELDTSGG; the protein is encoded by the coding sequence ATGACCACGCTCGCCCCCGCGCCCCAGCAGCTCCGCATCGGCCCGCACACCGTGCAGCCGCCGGTGGTCCTCGCCCCCATGGCCGGTATCACCAACGCGCCGTTCCGCACCCTGTGCCGGGAGTTCTCCGGCGGCCGGGGGCTGTTCGTCAGCGAGATGATCACCACGCGGGCGCTGGTCGAGCGCAACGAGAAGACCATGCAGCTCATCCACTTCGACGCGAGCGAGACCCCCCGGTCGATCCAGCTCTACGGTGTGGACCCGGTCACGGTCGGCAAGGCCGTCCGCATGATCGTCGACGAGGACCTCGCCGACCACATCGACCTGAACTTCGGCTGCCCGGTCCCCAAGGTGACCCGCAAGGGCGGCGGCTCGGCGCTCCCGTACAAGCGGCCGCTGCTCCGCGCGATCCTGCGCGAGGCCGTGGGGAACGCCGGTGAGCTGCCGGTCACGATCAAGATGCGCAAGGGCATCGACGACGACCACCTCACCTACCTCGACGCCGGCCGGATCGCCGTCGAGGAGGGCGTGGCCGCCGTCGCGCTGCACGGCAGGACCACCGCCCAGCACTACGGCGGAACCGCCGACTGGGAGGCCATCGCCCGCCTCAAGGAGCACGTCCCGGAGATCCCGGTCCTCGGCAACGGCGACATCTGGTCCGCCGAGGACGCCCGGCGGATGATGGCCGAGACCGGCTGCGACGGCGTGGTCGTCGGCCGCGGCTGCCTCGGCCGCCCCTGGCTCTTCGGTGACCTGGTCGGCGCCTTCGACGGTACGAACACCAAGCACGAGCCCGTCCTGCGCCAGGTCGCCGAGGTGATGGTGCGCCACGCGACCCTGCTGGGCGAGTGGATCGGCGACGAGGCGCGCGGCGTGATCGACTTCCGCAAGCACGTGGCCTGGTACCTCAAGGGCTTCGCGGTCGGCTCGGAGATGCGCAAGAAGCTCGCGATCACCTCCTCCCTGGAGGAGCTGGCCGGCCAGCTGAACGAGCTGGACCTCGACCAGCCGTGGCCGGACGGCGCGGACGGCCCGCGCGGACGCACCTCGGGCAACAACCGGGTCGTGCTCCCGGACGGCTGGCTGAAGGACCCGTACGACTGCTCCGGCGTGAGCGCGGACGCCGAGCTGGACACCTCCGGCGGCTGA